One Pararge aegeria chromosome 4, ilParAegt1.1, whole genome shotgun sequence DNA segment encodes these proteins:
- the LOC120637945 gene encoding ras GTPase-activating protein raskol isoform X6: MKWFLHSLPFLCCDTSYEKACRRGSAPSTPVPGAQAQHSPSRLASFFFSKRSFRSNPLKRTKSNTKLEKERAQAAVPTHPASHALRTSRSHESLLSAHSPAVSTMDLGPPNQVEIRALHSSVLSRPHCFALSAENRAPRYFACASRKERDRWIYSLRQAARPDEIRTRRCERTVKLWLLEAKAIPPKKRYYCEILLDDNLYARSSSKLKSELCFWGEVYEFSGLPAVRAIHVNVYREPERRARKRDKHALVGTVRIPVDDVSSRYLNERWYPVSEGDKPQSPGRAPAPVPALRIKCRYQCVDVLPLDHYARFLDYLKKNYRRLCEYLEPVIGVKAKEDIGCALVLCMAGAGLAPRYLADVVALDVRRTGDHSLTFRGNSLATKSMEAYLKLVGDQYLQDTLGEAVAAAAGTAATDCEVDPLRAGSGAALRRQQAALRDSVSLAWRAIAASAPRFPPPLRDCFATFRERLTSMGREDISDNLISASIFLRFLCPAILSPSLFGIIHEYPNERAARNLTLVAKTLQTLANFTRFQGKEAFMEFLNDFLEQEAPNMKAFLRAISTRPQDQQHQQLSQSQHQNSDGSKRNSSASQGSTAGSESSKNEMAVEADPEWAPHVDLGKQLATLHALLADSLPKLPAGKIQELDPLSEILEDLSKRLMSNDNGPPAPVGENIFRFNDPTCTPPKLNPDVPVNGPINNNFAHSSPIMNKNGVQFNISPSKSNAEESKYKGSYVTVSKSPSFNLRSATLPRNGYGSSPVSQNVNPDRYSSQYNNQEHCVNLKVVQIGFGSDQYPKGISNGLNESLERRFQERYKPNNFNQQQTHYHNNSNYNSTERSPSSDSINHNYCANDMQNIIKETSTLDELSDLLKYADDSDIVDEKLMNKKNISQSKSNNNNVINGNKNSYTNNGSNVSISGLSNVASSGYQSIATYSQSSSPIENTTHHHQPYENGGQPMSRYSQLNYQKQREKQYYDNKNEKFYPKSPVQQKIEYDIQKYGIQNFTTADNVQSNTNANTKVAPLVFTNPVYNMEDNRQSQEIKKTNENRNSKRCPCGSSSSSIDEEGLSTDNVETNSEEGSTNFNDDSRNYDQQNRNATHRKLTRDNCNYEDLYQRSNNNHNHSPRIRDDESSSNSPSLRKSSKTRMPRTNPMLSYSTNQNQLNLKHFGQRGESLYESKPHHISTDSGYPMSRSDSNVEEVNKEMYRLQISRSQKALYNMENSKNSPEKFLTETTIPEKNYPLDRTYSGAKVSSSRINEDLERHQDYYGVREKRDSPSRVFSRESHSSEASERAPVRSERELPVRDTRDKLQRRLSLESARELTDSSDEVDETLYSTTGRRRTKHHRTIEQYEREIERLKCSVELLRGRLGPTDSGQDHTDAKMKAIISRLICVEEELRREQRKMAAALSHKQRVIEAQEHRIAALDEANTRLLSALVHLQQRAPHPAPAHPANHNPSHSPHSQHSHQELQI; encoded by the exons ATGAAGTGGTTCCTACATTCGCTACCATTTCTCTGCTGCG ACACATCCTACGAGAAGGCATGTCGGCGTGGTTCTGCTCCCAGTACGCCGGTGCCAGGCGCACAAGCGCAGCACAGTCCGTCGCGCCTCGCTTCCTTCTTCTTCTCCAAGAGATCCTTCCGAAGCAACCCGCTCAAGCGAACCAAGTCCAACACAAAACTGGAGAAGGAGCGAGCGCAGGCTGCGGTGCCTACCCACCCGGCATCACACGCTTTACGCACCTCAAG ATCTCATGAAAGTCTCCTGTCAGCACACTCACCGGCTGTATCTACAATGGATCTCGGACCACCTAATCAG GTGGAAATTCGCGCATTACACTCATCGGTATTGAGTAGGCCGCACTGCTTTGCGCTCAGTGCAGAGAACCGAGCGCCACGCTACTTCGCATGTGCGTCACGGAAGGAGCGTGACCGATGGATCTACAG tttaagACAAGCAGCGCGGCCAGACGAAATTCGTACGCGACGCTGTGAGCGGACTGTGAAGTTATGGCTACTGGAAGCTAAGGCTATCCCACCTAAGAAACGATATTACTGCGAAATATTGCTCGATGATAATTTATATGCGAG GTCGTCTTCGAAGCTAAAGTCGGAGCTGTGCTTCTGGGGCGAAGTGTATGAATTTAGTGGACTGCCGGCCGTGAGGGCCATACACGTAAACGTCTACCGAGAACCTGAGAGACGAGCACGCAAACGGGACAAGCACGCCCTTGTTG GTACAGTACGTATCCCGGTCGACGACGTATCGTCACGATACCTCAACGAGCGGTGGTACCCGGTGAGCGAGGGCGACAAGCCGCAGTCCCCGGGCCGCGCACCCGCACCTGTGCCCGCACTGCGTATAAAGTGCCGCTACCAGTGCGTCGATGTGCTGCCCCTCGACCACTACGCGCGATTCCTCGACTACCTCAAGAAGAACTACCGCCGTCTCTGCGAGTACCTCGAACCCGTCATAG GAGTGAAAGCTAAAGAAGACATAGGCTGTGCGCTGGTTTTGTGTATGGCGGGCGCGGGTCTGGCGCCGCGCTATCTGGCTGACGTGGTGGCGCTAGACGTGCGCAGAACCGGCGACCACTCGCTCACCTTCCGCGGCAACTCGCTCGCCACCAAGAGCATGGAGGCATACCTCAAACTGGTTGGCGATCAATATCTGCAG GATACACTCGGGGAGGCAGTGGCTGCGGCGGCCGGTACAGCCGCTACAGACTGTGAAGTAGATCCACTGCGAGCGGGTAGTGGGGCGGCGCTACGTCGCCAGCAGGCGGCCTTGCGCGACTCTGTATCGCTCGCTTGGCGTGCCATCGCCGCCTCAGCGCCGAGATTCCCTCCGCCACTGAGAGACTGCTTTGCTACTTTCCGCGAGAG gttaACATCGATGGGCCGAGAAGATATATCCGATAACTTGATCAGTGCTTCCATCTTTCTCCGTTTTCTTTGTCCCGCAATTCTGTCTCCAAGTCTTTTTGGAATAATTCACG aataCCCCAATGAACGCGCGGCCCGTAATTTAACTCTGGTAGCGAAGACACTGCAGACACTGGCAAATTTCACGCGGTTCCAAGGCAAGGAGGCTTTCATGGAGTTTCTCAACGACTTCCTGGAGCAAGAAGCGCCCAACATGAAGGCATTCCTTAGAGCAATCTCG aCGCGACCGCAGGATCAACAGCACCAACAGTTGAGTCAGTCCCAACATCAGAACTCAGACGGCAGCAAGCGCAACTCCTCAGCATCACAAGGATCTACAGCGGGATCGGAAAGCTCTAAGAACGAGATGGCGGTGGAAGCAGACCCCGAGTGGGCCCCTCACGTGGACCTCGGCAAACAACTCGCGACGCTGCATGCTCTGCTAGCGGACAGCTTGCCTAAACTGCCTGCGGGTAAAATACAG gaattGGATCCATTGTCTGAAATTTTGGAAGATTTAAGCAAAAGACTGATGAGTAATGACAATGGACCGCCTGCTCCAGTGGGTGAAAATATCTTTAG ATTTAATGATCCCACATGCACGCCACCTAAACTGAATCCTGATGTTCCAGTAAACGGTCCAATTAATAACAACTTTGCGCACAGCTCACCTATTATGAACAAAAATGGTGTCCAGTTCAACATAAGTCCATCAAAGTCCAATGCTGAAGAATCTAAGTACAAAGGATCTTATGTGACTGTTTCGAAATCACCCAGCTTCAATTTACGCTCAGCGACGCTTCCAAGAAATGGATACGGATCGAGCCCGGTTAGTCAGAACGTAAACCCAGACAGATATAGCTCACAGTATAATAATCAAGAACATTGCGTCAACTTGAAAGTCGTTCAGATAGGTTTTGGCTCTGATCAATATCCTAAAGGCATAAGCAACGGTTTGAACGAAAGCTTAGAGAGAAGGTTCCAGGAGAGATATAAACCTAATAACTTTAATCAGCAACAAACGCATTATCACAATAATTCCAATTATAACAGCACTGAAAGGTCACCGAGTAGCGATAGTATCAACCATAATTATTGCGCTAACGATAtgcaaaacattataaaagagaCTTCAACGCTAGATGAATTGTCAGATCTCTTGAAATATGCCGACGATTCTGATATAGTTGATGAAAAGCTCATGAATAAGAAAAACATATCACAGTCAAAATCGAACAATAATAACGTTATTAACGGCAACAAGAATTCTTACACAAATAACGGCTCGAATGTATCCATCAGTGGGTTGTCAAATGTTGCAAGTTCTGGATATCAGAGTATCGCAACATACAGCCAGAGTTCTAGTCCCATTGAAAATACAACTCATCACCATCAGCCTTATGAAAATGGTGGACAGCCAATGAGCCGCTACTCACAGCTAAATTACCAAAAACAAAGAGAGAAGCAGTATTACGATAACAAAAACGAGAAATTTTATCCAAAGAGCCCAGTGCAACAAAAAATTGAGTACGATATTCAGAAATATGGTATCCAAAACTTTACAACCGCCGATAACGTTCAAAGTAATACTAACGCTAATACGAAAGTAGCTCCCTTAGTTTTTACAAACCCTGTTTACAATATGGAGGATAATCGACAGTcgcaggaaataaaaaaaactaatgaaaacAGAAACTCCAAGCGATGTCCATGTGGCTCATCCAGTTCATCCATTGATGAGGAGGGTTTGAGCACAGATAACGTGGAGACAAATTCTGAAGAGGGTTCTACGAATTTCAACGACGATAGTAGAAATTATGACCAACAGAATCGCAACGCTACCCACCGAAAGCTCACCAGAGATAATTGTAATTACGAAGATTTGTACCAGAGGAGTAACAATAACCATAATCACTCTCCTAGGATAAGAGATGACGAATCTTCAAGTAATTCGCCAAGCTTAAGAAAAAGTAGTAAAACAAGAATGCCTAGAACAAATCCTATGCTCTCTTACTCGACTAATCAAAATCAGCTCAATTTAAAACACTTCGGCCAACGAGGGGAATCATTATACGAAAGCAAACCACACCACATTTCAACAGACTCTGGCTATCCAATGAGTAGATCTGACTCCAACGTAGAGGAAGTAAACAAAGAGATGTATCGGTTACAAATATCACGAAGTCAAAAGGCTTTGTACAACATGGAGAACTCAAAAAATTCACCCGAAAAATTCTTGACAGAAACCACAATTCCGGAGAAGAATTATCCTTTGGATAGAACGTACTCGGGTGCGAAAGTATCTAGTAGTAGAATTAATGAAGATTTAGAAAGACACCAGGATTACTATGGAGTTCGAGAAAAGAGGGATTCGCCCTCTCGAGTATTTAGCAGGGAGTCTCATTCTAGTGAAGCTAGCGAAAGGGCGCCAGTGAGAAGTGAGAGGGAGTTACCGGTGAGAGACACAAGAGACAAGCTTCAACGACGACTGAGCTTAGAGTCTGCGAGAGAGTTAACGGATAGCTCGGACGAAGTTGATGAAACGCTGTACAGTACGACTGGGAGACGTCGCACTAAGCACCATCGAACCATTGAACag TATGAACGTGAAATAGAGAGGCTAAAATGTTCAGTGGAACTTCTTAGAGGGCGTTTGGGTCCTACTGATTCAGGTCAAGATCACACAGATGCCAAGATGAAGGCTATTATTTCGAG ATTAATTTGCGTGGAAGAGGAGTTAAGACGAGAGCAacgcaagatggccgccgcgcTATCGCACAAACAACGTGTGATCGAGGCGCAAGAGCACCGGATCGCAGCTCTCGACGAAGCAAATACCCGCCTCCTGTCCGCACTCGTGCACCTCCAACAACGCGCTCCGCACCCCGCACCTGCGCACCCCGCCAATCACAACCCCTCCCACTCCCCCCACTCGCAACATTCTCACCAGGAACTGCAGATATGA